The Trichoderma breve strain T069 chromosome 2, whole genome shotgun sequence DNA segment CCACTCGCGATCAACAGAAATCGACATGACCATGATGGTGAGCTTTGCCTCAACTGAGAGAACTGAAAAGCAGTGGGATCGTCTGCTCGACAACGCTGGCCTGAAAGTCTTAAGCAAAAATGTATACAATGGTGCTACAGGACAGAGCGCCATCATAGCAGTGCCCAAATAAGCAAGTGCATGGAAGTCTATGGAATTACCATACATATAGCTTAGGAAAGACTAGCTTGTAAAGAAAGCCACTGCAACATTGACCAACATCGTTGAAAACTTGGCAATGTagctgcctctttttctttctttttccttttgctACATTCGAGAACAAACACTATGCTGTGTGATCTTTTCTAAGACCTATATGTTATATACTTCCTGCGTCTTTGTGGTGTCATCAAGTATTATGCTCCCGTTGTGTTCGACCTTAGCTGATGTTCTTCTCACAGTCGGGCTGCACAAATTACAATTCATCTAATGAATCTGCTTTTAGTAACGAACTTTCTGTCCTACGCCGTATTGGAATTGATACAACTGTCCTGGAATGGAGCCGTTTGTCGCATTTTGACGGACCAGAACTTCTTACAAGTAAATGTAAGTACAATCATATACTTATGTTGAACGGTACTTTTGATACAAAATTCAAGTTATATATATCGGTTACTACTGAGATGTTTCCTGCTTCCTGAGCTTGCCATTTACAATCGTGTAGTTGACACCAATCTCTCTGTTTTCATGCTGACCTCTATTACATAGTAGTCAGTACATTTAATCTCTATCGAGTAAAAGAGCTCCGACTCCTCTTGATTGTAACTTACAAATTACTTGTAATAGGTAGAGAATACTGATCAAATTTTCCCATGCAGGGCGGGCCTTTGCAAACGCTCGTCGTTCGCTTGGTTAGGTTGTATCGAACATGAGCCAAAGTTGTCTGGGCACCCTTGTATGGATAATCTGGTACGTTTTTGACTGTGCAATCTTCCATGTGTTGACAGACAGACGAAGGTAGTGACAAATGATCACAAAACGCTTCGGTTATGCTCTCTTCCGTTAGCTGTTTATTGTTCGATGGCCTGACTCTTTGGTCAACTCTCACGGCGCGGAACCAACTGCTGCCGCCGGGATAACGATCGTTCCATTGACTTGCTTGGAAGGATTCGCTGGTGAAATGATTCGATGCTACCACAAAGTTATCTCCGTTAGAAGGATATCCGAGGTGAACAGAACCTGGCGTAATCTCCAAAGACATGATAAAGTTGTCTGCAGTTCCGACAATGAGCTTATTCGATAGGTGCCTCGGGGCATTTTTGACGTTTATAAGTGCATTGGCAAAATTGGTGTTGTGCAAGAACTGTCGGCGGACCAGTGACATTGGTAAGAGTGGTTCCTGCGGACTCCCtggaggcagagagagatcCAGTGGGAAGTAATCTTCAGTTGACATGAGAGAGCTGGCGCAGACGCCAAGTCCTGCGGAGTTAAAGCCGGAGCGACCCAACTGGCCCGCTTCAGTCATTACGAACATAGCGGGCAGATCTTCAGATGCATCCGGGTGGATCTCTAGGTATACAGCCGTATCTTTAAGGTAAACGTTGGCTGACATGTCCCAATTTTGGGCCAAGATAATGTCACCATTGCTCATGGACTCAGCAAGGAATCCAGCAGTGGTACACTCTTGAAGCTCTTGCATATCTGAGATATCATCGTCCAAAACTACGTTTTGGCTTCGGTTGTCACCATTTTGAGTTCCATGGCCATTTACGGCGACTTTAGAGGGGCTTGTATTTGAGCTCGAGGGACAAGGTCGAATAGTTGATCCCCGAACCCTAGCAAGATCGTAACGGGCATTGAGGAACAAAATCTCATCCAAATCAACGCCGGCTCCATCTGCGATACCTTGAAGCTCAGGGAGTGCTTCGGGAAAATATTTCTCTATACCTGGGAGATAGACCTCCTTGATGATGCGCAGAGACGTCTCCCTGCACATGGTCAGTAAATGTAGAATACAAATGCCTAAATAGGGTAACATCTAATGGACCATAAGAGTCAATCCATACCATGGAAGTAATTTTCCCGGGGCGTGATAGTGAGCAAGGCTATCAAGAATCTTCTGCCGAGCCTGTTCTCCATGTGTATGGCCACGTTCATATGGTAGTCCCCTAAGAACAATATGCTGATAGTTCGACGGCAGCATCATGGTGGATTGGCGCTAGGCAACTTAGCCTGTTTTGGTGAGTAGATTCTGGACGCTGGCGATTGGCCAAAGAAACTTAACAGCCATCGGGAATCAGCAGGAAAAGATGGCCTTAATGTAGTAGTGCAGGAAGTGGCCGTCCAAGGAGGTAATCGGATATAGAACGGCATAAAGGTCTCTTCCGAAGATATCACTGAAGGTATCGCCATCTCGGCATGGCAACCATGTACGAGGCTAGCTTGTCTGGCTGTGGGTTTGTGGGGTCGGCATAGTAACCCTTCTTGGTAGTCATGGCGAAATGCCTATCTTCCCCCACCCTCGGCAGCTGAATAGCAAGCTCTCCTCACCTCTTGGCAAAGACCGAGATAAGCAACGGCCAAGGCATTTCGATGGATGTAAAAAGTGTTTAAGAGGACAGTGATCACCAGGATAATGGCTCTGGCAAGTATAATTACAAAACCTACAATTTTTGCAAGGCATAGCTGTCTTTTAGTGTGGAAATACCAATGGCTTCAGACAAGAATGCAACCAACTCAGCCCACCATGATGAACTTGTTGTAGAGCCGAGTGATGTTCATCGGATTGGGGAGGACATCTTCACCAAGAAGTTACACAAACATCACGATGATGCTCTTGACTTTCTCCAAACTACAGAGGATCAAAATTTCGCCTATACAGATCAGGAAGCGAGTAGTGTGCGGTGGAAAATCGACTTAATGTTAATGCCACTGGTGAGTATATTTAGCATCATCCATGGAATGTTTTGTAAGCTATATAGCTATGAAGAACAACGTGCTGACAGAACTTCCTTCCAGCTACTCGGGACGTATACCTTGAATTTTCTAGATAAGGGAATTCTGTCTAACGCGTCAGTCTTCGGACTTAAAGATGATACGGTAAGTGTGTTTGTGGTGAAAGCTTTCAAGTCAGATACTAATGCTACTACAGCATCTCGTTGGCCAACAGTACAGCTGGGTTGCTAGCATTTTTTACTTTGGGTATGATGTACCGCCGATACGAACGACCGTCGATGCATAACAACTAACGCACATTCTTTAGTTATATGCTTGGACAGCCAGTCAATGCATACTTGCTTCACAAAGTCCCTATGGGTAAATGGTTGGCCGGTAATGTGTTTGGCTGGGGTGCCTGCATTTTACTAGGCATCACAGCCAAGAACTTTGCAGGCATTGCTACCACacgcttcttcctcggcctttTTGAGTCCGTTACGAACCCGGCATTTGTGCTAATTACCAGCCAATATTATACTCGCAAGGAACACTCTCTTCGTTCGTGTATATGGTGGGCGGGCAACTCTGTTGGGTCCTTTTTTGGAGACCTTATTGCTTACGGtattggccatggccatggctcgCTTTCGCCGTGGAAGTACATGTTCATCACCTTTGGCGGATTCACGGTCCTCTGGTCTATGATCCTCATGTTATTCTTGCCCGATTCTCCATGGAAGATGAAATTTTTGAACGAACGAGAGAAACGGATCGCTGTTTTGCGTGTAATGTCGAATCATACCGGGATCAGTTCTTCTCACTGGCAATGGAAACAAGCGGTTTCTGTTCTTGTGGACCTCCAAGCGTGGATATTCTTTTGTATTGCATTTATCCAATGCCTTCCAGGTGGTGGACTAACAGCGGTCAGTACAACTTATCCCCTTAAtctcttcatttcttttctgaGGTGTCGAGCAATCGCTGCCCACATTTCGAGTCTTCATTACTCCGCATTTTCGCCGTCAGGTCAATGCTTTCAACGCAACGATCATCTTACCATACCTCTATCCAATCAATCACTCACCTAATGGGTTGCTAACTATGTTGAACTTCCAGTTCAATAAACTCATCTTAACGGGACTCGGATACACCAACCTTGAGGCGACTATATATTCTATGCCCGAGCATGCCATTCAGCTTTTCAGTGTCATTGTTGCGTAAGTTATTCTTCGTCTCTTTTATACCTATAGTAGGCTAATGTTTCCAGTGGTATCGTCGGTTCCTATATAGGAAACGCTCGATGCGTCGTGATTATTTTGTCCAACATCCCTCCTTTGGTTGGCAGCTTGATAGTGTATTACGTGCCTGCATCTGACAAACTCACTCGTTTGGCTGGTGTGTACATTCTCTTCACGAACACCATTAGCTACATAATGGTGTTGAGTCTCGTTGCGTCCAATTTCGCTGGAATGTCGCGCAAGACTGCCGTTTCTGCAGGAATATTTCTTGCTTATTCGGCAGGAAATCTTGTCGCACCTCAGCTCTTCATTGACTCGGAGGCACCCCTCTACCCCACAGGCTTTCGAGGAATGATTGCCTCATTCGTGACTTTGATTGTGTTGGCTTTCATCTTGATGACCTACCTAATTTTACAAAACAAACGACGTGACAAGAAGTATGGCAAAGTCGATCCAAATGCCATACAGGAGGATGACTTCCTTGACCTGACTGACAAAGAGCTGCACTACTTTCGATATGCTTGGTAGCTAGTTGCAATGTAACGAGAGAGATCTTTGtgggaagaaagatgaaATAAATGACAGGATATGTAGTTCGAAACAGTGGCAAGTTGGGTGTTCTAATTCAATGTATACGTCCTAAGAAATGCACCACGTTGTTGACAAAACTTTGGCTGCCGGTGTTATATACTAGAATTTCTTCATAAGTGAGGCATATCGATGGACAAATAGCTGAACACTTTTGCAAGAATGGTTTACTCGCAAGGAGAAAGTGCTCGACTACGTCGTAGAATGTTTAGATCGTTACGCTGCCTCTAACTTTCACTACAGTTGGGATTTTTTAACCTGTAGGTAGTCACTATCGCCACATGTGACCTTTGAACCCACAGTAGATTGCTCCAATACCGCACTGCTGAGGGGACCTGGATTCACGGTGGCGTCTTCATATAGCCTATATTTGTTCACCGCGCGCTAATGTGAACAGCCCACCGACAATCGTCCTAATCGCGGCTGAGTTTACATCCGTCTCTTATTGACCCCATCCAACTGATCAGATGCCTGAGTAATCGTTTCAACAATGGATCGCACACAACGCCGCAGCTTTCATGGTAAGTAAGCAACCCTCGGCGGAGATCAATAGCCGTATTGGAATGATCGTATTGTCAGTGGACATGATCAACTAATCATAGAGCAGGATGCATGACCTGCAGGAAGCGAAAAGTCCGCTGCTCGGGAGGCAATCCGTGTCAAAACTGCGTCCGACTAAAAGCAGCCTGTATTTCATCGTTTGATAGCAATATGAGAATATCTTTAGCCACATCCCTGGACAATCCAAGGCAGCAGGGCCCTAAGACGCTTCACTTAGCATCACATCCCAAGACGAAGCCCGATGTTGCTGGGGATGTCAGTGACCATCAGCAACCATGCGCGACAGAGTTGGACATGAGAGAACACCAATCACCGGACTTAGCTGACATGGTGTTTACCGACTTGGAAGATAAATGGCTGCCCGAATCCAACACACGGTCAGCCAAATGGAACTTTGAGCAGACAACGTCATCTACACATGATACCGCGAATCTCGACAACCAACGGCCAGAGGGAGATATTGTTGGATTGACCAGCTTCCAGATCTCAGATATCTCGGATTTTAACTTTTCTTTTGAGTCATTCTTTGACAAAGACATTGAGTTTCCCAGCTGGCCGGATTCCACATTTTCCATGAACGGGCTAGAATACcagcttgatgatatcgGAGAAGGCAGTCGCCGGAGACAGCCGATGGAAGAGCCAACACCCTACGGAAAGAAGCGCGCCAAAGTAACAGATTTCCCACTGCAGCTAGAGGAAATGTCCCTGCCACACGTCAATCAGGACACTGCTTATCTGACTCATTTCGAGCGGTGGATTGCCAGCTGTGGCTACTCTCTCAAAGAGGACGGTAAAGGAAACTATCTAAGATTTGTCCTAGACTACATTCAGAGTGATCACTGTAGTCCCGATTCTCCATTCCGGTTTGCGGTCCTGGCTTGGGCTGCAAAACACTTAGCAGCAACCTCTACATCCCACGATGAATCGTGGAAAATTTACTATGCTCAAGCGATTCAAGGCCTTGAGCGTTTATCATGCTGTACTGACTCAAATGACCACTTCTTGGAGCCTAGCTCAGCTGCACCGACGGGCCAGTGTGTCATTTCTTCAAAAGCCGAAATCACAATATCGTCTGTGTTGTTTCTCTGCAGATGCGACGTTTTGAATGGCGATGCTACTTCGATTCTCAGGCGGTTGGATAATTTAAAAGAGCACCTAGCATGCCATCTAGATAATACGTCTCTCTCTGCCCTGGCATGCAAATTTCTCTTATGGGTCTGCTACATCGATGTCCGCCTAAGGATATTCTCCTCGCCATTATCATCCAGCAACAGTGGAGAAAACACCGCCATGACTACGCTGCTCCACGCACTCATACGCCATCCAAGTTACAAATACATTCTATCTCATTCACATTCGTACCTGTCAGAGATTTTTGGCCAAACTTATCCTGCTGACGAGCTAGTTCAGGACGAGAAAAAAGTGCCTGTATCAGTTCGAACGCATGAAACGTTTTGCCTCATTTCTAATATGCTTCAGTATCGCTCGTGGAAACATGTATTAGAACAAAACTCCAGTCTCTCGGAACACCGTGAGCTCGCAGAAGCCAAGGAGACCGCTATCAACCTCGATATACGGCGTATGGATACAGAATTTGATCTTGCAATAGCGACGAATCCTGCCGCGAATGCACTCCGTCACGTTGCCACAAGCCTGGGGGAAAATATTGTCAACAAAGGTTCCCATAATCACCTTGCCAACGGTAGCCTATCTCCGCACTCACCTCTGCCTGCAAATACATCACGAGACATCGATCGAGCCTCATTGCAGTGGTTATCTTGCTATGCAGCATTTCTGTCTGCCAAAGTCTTATGGTCACGATTTTTGTACCCAGATATCCGTAGTGATTCGACTGCCGCAATGGCAACCAGCGGTATACTGAAAATTGCTTTACAACTTCGACAGATACACCGCAAGAGCCGGTTGGCGTCTCTAATGAAGGTGCCTCGCTCAATGCTATGGCCTTTGCCCATCTTTATCGCAGGAATTGAGACAACGGACGAGATTTATGCGGACTGGATTTCGGAATTTATGGATGAAATGGCGTCGGCCATGAATGGCTCTACACGAGAGCGCAGCCATGCTACCGGAGAGTATATGGATACTTCAATTGGTGACAAGGGGGAGACTTTGACTGACCACAGGCTTATCCTGATACTAATGATGCGTGTACGAGAGAAACAAGATTTCCTAGGTCGCCGTGTGGATGTTCAGGGAGTCATgggggagatggatggtgcGAATGATATATTCTTGCTATAACCGAGAAATATACTATGCCATATACTGTTTTGCTTACTTTAATCCACAAACTTGTTCCCACGATTAGATCCTATATTGCCTTTCAAATCCAAAGTTCCAAACTTCAGCCCTACGGGTTCCATCGGAAGATTCCTTGAACCCGACATGCTGGAACACACTTGGCTCCAGTGCCCACTTGACAAGGCCACGAGCTTCTGCATAGCCTTCCAATATCATGTCTCCCGGGAAGTCGTATGGCGGATCTCTAAGCAGGGCTTGGAAACCCTCCAGGTGTCGCTGGGGAAGGACAAGTCCCTGAGCACAGCACCCGTAGTGTGGCATCTCGCGTGCTCCATGCAATGTGCTCAAGCTGAAGGGGCTCAATCTGCCGGTGAATAGACGACCAGAAAGGAAGTACAGAGCAATAAGAGCCGGCAACCAAAGACCAAAGACGAGCGCCGCAAGGTAACGCTGCGCGTGCGGTGAAACGCCGCCCGAAGCGCCGACGCGTACGTATTTGCGCCCAACCAGAAACGCAGCCAGAACGGCGGTGTATACCAGGCAGATGATTTTGGAATAGCCTAACCATTCCTCATTGTTCCATCCCATTAATATTTCCGAGTAAAACAATCGCAGATATATCCATTCCCTCGTAGTCTCTTTAGTCTTTTGCTCGACGTATGTCAGCCCTTTTATGAATCGGGGGAACCAGTCCCTAGTGGTAACAATGTCGTCTTCCACCAGCGCAAAGTATGGGTATTCTTGCTCTCTGCACGCTTCGACTAGCGCTGAGTGGTCAAGTCTCATGTTCTCAACCCGACCATCACCACGAATATTCCCCTCTTTCAGATCGAGCGGTATACGGCGATACTTGGTGCTTCCTTCAGGCGGCTCGCCATAGAGGAGAACTTCGTCAACAAGCGGCTCGAGCCAATTCTGTCCATAGGCAAAGTGCTCCGAGGGCGATTTATCGGCCAGTAACACCACGATACGGATAGATGCACGCTCTTCAGGCGTGAGCGTATCGGACAATGTAGCAATCGTGGAGGAGAGGAACGATTCGGTCGTGCGATTAATGCTGGGGATGCCGATGCAGAGCAGCTTGTCGACAGGTTTGATCGGTATGACTCTCGCGGGTAGATTGCGGATATATGCGTCCGCCTCAGCCGCTCTCACGCTAGAAAAGCGCTGTTCGTAGGCTCTATTAGCATTGAAAAAGATGGATGACGGGTCATCGTATGAGAAAATTGCGGAAAatatgaagaggagaatcCAAAAGACGCAGAATGCTGCGTTAATGCGAGAGACGGACATGGCTGTGGTCGCGTGACGCGGACTACACGCTACGAATACACATCACCTCTGACTACTAAAGGATCGTTCGCTTTATGAGAAATACTAAAGATCAATTGCTAACGGAGAATATTCTCACGCCAAGAAATGTTATTCCAGTGTCTCCATAAATACGACGTTGTGCCGGGGTATGGATTCGTGGGATGACTGTCGCTTACGAGGCGATCCTTTCGAACGCAATTCGTACAAGATTGCGGACATACGAAGCAGTATATCTACATACACATATCATTAGAACCTCATAGGCTCTACCAGGGTATCGTTTGCACAGTTTTATTCATGTcaatactttttaaaaaaaaattaaaattgaACTATATAACCGTGGTAATGTCTACAGAGCATTGAAAAATCTTTCTCTTACTCCATCTCTCACTTTCCATCCCAGCTACACCCCACGTATCAGGGGCAGTAGATACCCCACCATTTCCCCAATGTGTCGCTACCGGCTATTCACTTACGTACCGAAAGCATTACCCTACATACAATATTTGGAGTTCAATCTGAAAGTGATCACTATTTACCCAAACTTGGAAAGGTGAATAGGCATTataaaaagaggaaaagacatAGGGAGCACTTAAATGCAGATATGCGCAGTGGGACAAATGTTAAACGCAGGTCTTGGAGAACTACCAGGTGAATCAGGTTTATTTTCTTAATGAATATACATGCTAATAGCCGTAAGTTATCTACTTGAATGGTAAAACATATTGATGTTGCCGCTCAATTAACATTGGTTGAACTTGGAGTTAGAGTAAAGCCAGCCAGTCATGCGGTTGGCAATATCATTGACGTAGGATGCCGTAGCTCCTTGGCCATCATTCAAGTTCCCAGCGTTAACTGAACCAGAATTATAACAGCGAGCCGCCTAGGTAAAAGACGAGTgtcagccagcttctccaaattTATCTCACTCTCTTTGACTTACCTCATAGATGTTGCCGTATTGGTTAATGCACTGAACCAGTCCATCACCCAAGGCAGTTCCTTGTGTACCATCAATGACCATCTGGGTAATACTAGATTGTTGAGCCGAGTTGCTGGCCGAATTGCCAACAAATGTCACTCCGCCATCAGACTGCATCAAGCCCGGGTTATCTGGCTGGGAGGGATCTGGGTTGTTAGTCGGGCAGACGTTGACACAACCGATGGACTTTGTAAATGTCAGAATACACACACAATGACAGTTTGATGGTTGGAATTTGAAAGCTTACTTCTTGCAAAATTGTAGCGAGAATGAATCGATGATCAACTAAAGAAGTCTGGGCAACTTGCTGGATAGCATTCCAGATCAAGCCAGTTTGCTCTCCGCTGTTGCCAGCTCCAAAAGCACCAGCGCCATTTGAGCAAGATCCTATGCCGAGGTCGGCACAAGATTCGGCCATGGCATTCTTTGAGTAGTTCCACATGGCGTCAAATTCAATCCATTCAGATACGGGGGGAAAGCTCTCCCAGCCACCGTAATAGCACCCTACGATGGTTAGAAAACATGTATGGTGAAAGCATGATTACGCATTGGACGCAATGTGCATTTGGGGACTTACTGTATGTGTCTGATCCAGCATTTCCAGTGCCGTCATAAATATTGGCATTGTTGTTATTGCCGGCTCCGCTGCTGAAAGCTGACGAACTGGTCACCTTTTGGCCTGAAGGGTTGGAAACAGCCAAGGCTAAGCCTGCCATCGCCAGCTGTATAGTCGCCGTGAACAACATTTCgatttctttgtcttttggaGTTGACTTGAAGATTGTAATGCAGAAGATGGCTAATGCAGGCTAATTCTTTGTTTCCCAAGACACATGGAAAGACTATTCTTATATAGATAATTGAGATTATATGAACACTTCTAAGTCAACAGAGGATACGGAGTAGGTGGACCGATCTAAAACCTTCGAGGAAGGCGAGTGTGACATTATTCATTCGCACGACATTTCACGATGCGGTCTACGTTGGAAATCCAGAAGATTCCCAATCTGGAAACATCAAATATATTAGGTCGAGACGTCTTTGAATATTTAATCCACCATACGATTCGTGTCGTGATGCTATCAAACGCTATTAAAGGCTTGCCGTCTTTGCCGTGAACGACGGATCTGGGGCTAGCACTAATACGAAGAAtccccaaagaagaaggagcttgaagatTCTCGGCAACTCGGTCCTTTTACGGCTTATCCAGTGTAGGTCTATTGGGAGTTCTAAGTTGAGTAGTTGCTATGAGATTTATCCTCCTGCCGTAGAAGGAGCTTTATCTTGCGATACGTTTATCCAACGGGGAAATGGCCTTGAGCCATGAACCATATTAATACGAGGTACACAAATTACATGGGCCGTTGATGTTTTATTTAAAACCAGTCAGTCAAGCCATTATGCACAAAAGACTAAAATAACATCTGAATGGATTGCGATTCGATATTGTTATTGTTCTTGCTGTCGTGCGCTGCTAATACGCTCCATCAGCCGCATTGTCTCTTGTTCACATCGAAGTCACCTGATGATATGAGACATTTGAAGGACATAGTCCCATATCATTGGTCACCATCAAAGATCTGCAGAACACATCGCCAAGCTTTTCATGTATTACATCCAGTAAGGTTAAATACAAGGTAATCGGCACTC contains these protein-coding regions:
- a CDS encoding n-Acetylglucosaminyltransferase-IV (GnT-IV) conserved region domain-containing protein: MSVSRINAAFCVFWILLFIFSAIFSYDDPSSIFFNANRAYEQRFSSVRAAEADAYIRNLPARVIPIKPVDKLLCIGIPSINRTTESFLSSTIATLSDTLTPEERASIRIVVLLADKSPSEHFAYGQNWLEPLVDEVLLYGEPPEGSTKYRRIPLDLKEGNIRGDGRVENMRLDHSALVEACREQEYPYFALVEDDIVTTRDWFPRFIKGLTYVEQKTKETTREWIYLRLFYSEILMGWNNEEWLGYSKIICLVYTAVLAAFLVGRKYVRVGASGGVSPHAQRYLAALVFGLWLPALIALYFLSGRLFTGRLSPFSLSTLHGAREMPHYGCCAQGLVLPQRHLEGFQALLRDPPYDFPGDMILEGYAEARGLVKWALEPSVFQHVGFKESSDGTRRAEVWNFGFERQYRI
- a CDS encoding major facilitator superfamily domain-containing protein translates to MASDKNATNSAHHDELVVEPSDVHRIGEDIFTKKLHKHHDDALDFLQTTEDQNFAYTDQEASSVRWKIDLMLMPLLLGTYTLNFLDKGILSNASVFGLKDDTHLVGQQYSWVASIFYFGYMLGQPVNAYLLHKVPMGKWLAGNVFGWGACILLGITAKNFAGIATTRFFLGLFESVTNPAFVLITSQYYTRKEHSLRSCIWWAGNSVGSFFGDLIAYGIGHGHGSLSPWKYMFITFGGFTVLWSMILMLFLPDSPWKMKFLNEREKRIAVLRVMSNHTGISSSHWQWKQAVSVLVDLQAWIFFCIAFIQCLPGGGLTAFNKLILTGLGYTNLEATIYSMPEHAIQLFSVIVAGIVGSYIGNARCVVIILSNIPPLVGSLIVYYVPASDKLTRLAGVYILFTNTISYIMVLSLVASNFAGMSRKTAVSAGIFLAYSAGNLVAPQLFIDSEAPLYPTGFRGMIASFVTLIVLAFILMTYLILQNKRRDKKYGKVDPNAIQEDDFLDLTDKELHYFRYAW